The Podarcis raffonei isolate rPodRaf1 chromosome 2, rPodRaf1.pri, whole genome shotgun sequence genome window below encodes:
- the NINJ1 gene encoding ninjurin-1, protein MDSLTDTHEMNGLTVENGDATPPEQPRTQWLQRNRQININHYANKKSAAESMLDIALLMANASQLKAVVDQGPTFSTYVPLVVLIGISLSLQIIVGVLLIFLVKYDLNNPAKHGKLDFLNNLTTGLVFIIVVVNIFITAFGVQKPMDSKV, encoded by the exons aTGGACTCCCTTACGGACACCCACGAGATGAATGGGCTGACCGTGGAGAACGGCGACGCGACGCCGCCGGAGCAG CCTCGAACACAATGGCTGCAGAGAAACAGACAAATTAACATCAACCATTATGCCAATAAGAAGAGTGCGGCAGAAAGTATGTTGGACATTGCTTTGCTTATGGCGAATGCATCCCAGCTCAAAGCAGTTGTGGACCAAGGACCTACCTTTTCAACCTATGTTCCACTTGTTGTCCTCATCGGCATCTCACTCTCACTTCAGATCATAGTAGGCGTGCTTCTAATATTCCTTG tcaAATATGACCTTAATAATCCTGCAAAACATGGCAAGCTGGATTTCCTCAATAATCTGACAACTGGACTGGTGTTTATTATAGTGGTTGTGAATATCTTCATTACGGCCTTTGGAGTTCAGAAGCCAATGGACTCAAAAGTATAG